CCTTTTAGAAGATGCCGCAATTGGATCGGGCCATATCGAAGAAATACAGCGGTTTTTAACTTAGAGGAGGAGATTAGATGAATTCGTTAATTCAAAACCTCATGGGAATGGGCGGAATGACCGATCAAGTGATTGCAACAGATTTTTTGATTTCAGCAAAAGCAGGAGTAAGAAATTATGCGGCAGCTATTACGGAAACCACAACACTTGAATTAAAGGCCGCCTTGCGCGAACAGCTGAATGACGCCATTGCCACACATGAAAAGATCACCAACTATATGATGGCTAAAGGATATTATCATCCCCACAACTTAAGTGAGCAGCTGCAGCTTGACCTTTCTGTATCTGAAACAGCACTGAACCTTGCAGAAAAATAAGAGAGGGTGTCAAGCATCCTCTCTTATTCTTCATATATCATCTTCCGAGTCATTCCACCATCAACAACTAAATTTACTCCTGTTACAAAATCATTTTCCTTTGCCGTTAAATACATACAGGCACGGGCAATATCACTCGGTTTTCCTACTCTTTTTGACAAATGCTGTGCATGATCAATTGATGTCAATTCATCGTAGTCACCCGTATGGACCCACCCTGGAGAAATCGCATTGACAGTGATCCTGTCATTACTTAAGGAAGCAGCTAATGCATGGGTAATTGCCACAATGCCTCCCTTGGATGCCGCATAAGCTTCAGAATTCAGTTCAGACATTAGGGCCCTTGTAGATGCAATATTAACAATGGATCCGCCGTTTTCATTTTTTCTTATGTATTTCGCTGCTTCCCTTGA
Above is a genomic segment from Neobacillus endophyticus containing:
- a CDS encoding spore coat protein; translated protein: MNSLIQNLMGMGGMTDQVIATDFLISAKAGVRNYAAAITETTTLELKAALREQLNDAIATHEKITNYMMAKGYYHPHNLSEQLQLDLSVSETALNLAEK
- a CDS encoding glucose 1-dehydrogenase, with the translated sequence MNFSNKVVIVTGAASGIGRGIATAYAKAGGKVVVADMDNAKGNETVLFIHSQGGKALFVPTDVRKEKDIIQLCEKTYQRFGKIDILINNAGKSGFTPFYELTAEQWDDVMNTNLRSVFLCSREAAKYIRKNENGGSIVNIASTRALMSELNSEAYAASKGGIVAITHALAASLSNDRITVNAISPGWVHTGDYDELTSIDHAQHLSKRVGKPSDIARACMYLTAKENDFVTGVNLVVDGGMTRKMIYEE